The following coding sequences lie in one Streptomyces xiamenensis genomic window:
- a CDS encoding DUF397 domain-containing protein, whose protein sequence is MTETARWFTSSYSSNGGACIAVATNLASSHGVVPIRDSKQHDDGPVVAFPTTAWATFVSSLKH, encoded by the coding sequence ATGACCGAAACTGCCCGCTGGTTCACGTCCTCCTACAGCAGTAACGGCGGCGCCTGCATCGCGGTCGCCACGAACCTCGCCTCATCCCACGGCGTGGTTCCCATCCGCGACTCCAAGCAGCACGACGACGGGCCCGTGGTGGCCTTCCCCACCACCGCCTGGGCCACGTTCGTCAGCTCCCTGAAGCACTGA
- a CDS encoding alpha/beta hydrolase family protein: MFLRFAAVAMALAFTTVTPAEAAPRLVPAADREVVFTVDGTTTYGTLHVPEHRPGQRLPAALLLPGSGPTDRDGNQPPALTPNTLALVAEALGEDQVATLRFDKYGTGRTGLGAYEDRPEELDHPAFVRQAQAAYGVLRDQPETNRHALTIVGHSEGAMTALQLGGTVHPRPTGLALLQPQAIRLLDLVTLQLKDQIAEATRQGQFTPEEQRVINTAIDAAVTAMRERRPVDTTELPAPIAQLFEAFQGTSHQFVMTSDAIHPPDTVAALRPGTRVLVTCGTNDPQVPCATTDALTTALRHAHVGTPGRVTLHGVDHLLHDDAHPDTLAPAVLNALHRFTKC, from the coding sequence ATGTTCCTCCGTTTCGCCGCGGTCGCGATGGCCCTGGCCTTCACGACCGTCACCCCGGCCGAGGCGGCTCCGCGCCTGGTGCCCGCCGCCGACCGCGAGGTCGTCTTCACCGTTGACGGGACGACGACGTACGGCACCCTGCACGTCCCCGAGCACCGGCCCGGGCAACGACTGCCGGCCGCGCTGCTGCTGCCCGGCAGCGGGCCCACCGACCGCGACGGCAACCAGCCACCCGCGCTCACCCCGAACACCCTGGCCCTGGTGGCCGAGGCCCTCGGCGAAGACCAGGTCGCCACGCTGCGGTTCGACAAGTACGGCACCGGCCGCACCGGCCTCGGCGCCTATGAGGACCGCCCCGAGGAGCTCGATCACCCGGCCTTCGTCCGCCAGGCCCAAGCCGCCTACGGGGTGTTGCGCGACCAGCCGGAGACCAACCGGCACGCGCTGACGATCGTCGGGCACAGCGAGGGCGCGATGACCGCGCTGCAACTGGGCGGCACCGTCCACCCGCGCCCCACCGGCCTGGCACTGCTGCAACCGCAGGCGATACGCCTGCTGGACCTGGTCACCCTTCAACTGAAGGACCAGATCGCCGAGGCGACCCGGCAGGGGCAGTTCACCCCCGAGGAGCAGCGCGTCATCAACACGGCGATCGACGCCGCCGTCACCGCGATGCGCGAACGCCGTCCGGTCGACACCACAGAGCTGCCGGCCCCCATCGCCCAACTCTTCGAAGCCTTCCAGGGAACGAGCCATCAGTTCGTGATGACCTCCGACGCCATCCACCCGCCGGACACCGTCGCCGCACTCCGGCCCGGGACCAGGGTGCTCGTGACCTGCGGCACGAACGACCCCCAGGTCCCGTGCGCCACGACCGACGCCCTGACCACAGCCCTGCGCCACGCACACGTCGGCACACCGGGCCGGGTGACCCTGCACGGAGTGGACCACCTCCTGCACGACGACGCCCACCCGGACACCCTCGCCCCGGCCGTGCTCAACGCCTTGCACCGCTTCACGAAGTGCTGA
- a CDS encoding helix-turn-helix domain-containing protein, producing MLNRKELDPDESPSAAFGERLRTLRDERGWTQDELGERLGYSGTHISAIETGRRPPTRRFTSSADKVFGTGDRLERQGQAVRRTAILEGFPEYVSNEGRATEIRFFELGIVPGLLQTPEYASAITTGAVRRGAITEQQADERLALLAKRQASLERIPTPQVYAVLDESCIRRQVGDSRVMAAQLDRLVAFAELPSTVLQVASYDLGERRAFDLPLYVLTMPDRSLMSYAESAHKGHLERETAFVMPMLTAYHQLQAESCSQVESVALVNQARKGTR from the coding sequence CTGTTGAACCGAAAAGAGCTGGATCCCGATGAATCACCGAGCGCGGCCTTCGGAGAGCGTCTGCGCACGTTGCGCGACGAACGCGGTTGGACCCAAGACGAGCTGGGCGAACGCCTTGGGTACTCGGGAACGCACATTTCGGCCATCGAAACTGGGCGCCGTCCTCCAACTCGCCGCTTCACTTCATCCGCTGACAAGGTGTTCGGGACAGGTGACCGACTCGAACGCCAGGGCCAGGCGGTGCGGCGTACCGCCATACTCGAAGGCTTCCCGGAGTACGTCTCCAACGAAGGGCGCGCGACGGAGATCCGGTTCTTTGAACTGGGTATCGTCCCGGGACTCCTCCAGACTCCGGAGTACGCATCGGCCATCACCACGGGTGCCGTGCGGCGTGGAGCGATCACCGAACAACAGGCGGACGAGCGGCTGGCACTGCTCGCGAAGCGACAAGCGTCCCTGGAACGGATCCCGACGCCGCAGGTCTACGCGGTGCTGGACGAGAGTTGCATCCGGCGGCAGGTAGGCGACTCCAGGGTGATGGCCGCGCAGCTGGATCGGCTTGTCGCATTCGCCGAGCTGCCCTCCACCGTGCTTCAGGTGGCGTCATACGATCTCGGCGAGCGACGCGCGTTCGACCTCCCGCTCTATGTGTTGACGATGCCGGACCGTTCGCTCATGTCGTACGCGGAGTCCGCTCACAAGGGTCATCTTGAGCGAGAAACTGCGTTCGTGATGCCCATGTTGACGGCATACCATCAACTACAGGCCGAATCCTGTTCGCAGGTGGAATCCGTGGCCTTGGTCAATCAGGCACGAAAGGGAACCCGGTGA
- a CDS encoding ABC transporter permease, translating into MSSTDIPTLDGPERRVHWAVRDCWTLVRRELTHLVREPAVIAWQLGFPIVSVLLFVYVFGSAMDVGDGADYVSYAMPGMFAMTMAFGFMNTAMAVAVEKERGVIDRFRSMPMAPSAVVTGRGVSDVLHAGLDLLILAGIALVIGWRSDGGPLASLAAFGLLLLLRFALIWIGVLLGLLVPNTEAAGNLFAVAFPFGMVSSVFTPPSLMPDWLGTIAMWNPVSATAGAIRELFGNPMPTGGSWIEENALLMAVVWPLLITAVVLPLAIRKYQRLSG; encoded by the coding sequence ATGAGCAGCACCGACATCCCCACCCTCGACGGCCCGGAACGCCGCGTGCACTGGGCCGTCCGCGACTGCTGGACCCTCGTCCGCCGCGAACTGACCCACCTGGTGCGGGAGCCCGCCGTCATCGCCTGGCAACTGGGCTTCCCCATCGTCTCGGTGCTGCTGTTCGTGTACGTCTTCGGCAGCGCCATGGACGTCGGCGACGGCGCCGACTACGTCTCGTACGCCATGCCCGGCATGTTCGCCATGACCATGGCCTTCGGCTTCATGAACACCGCGATGGCGGTGGCCGTCGAGAAGGAACGCGGGGTCATCGACCGGTTCCGCTCGATGCCCATGGCGCCCTCGGCGGTCGTCACCGGGCGCGGCGTCTCCGATGTGCTGCACGCCGGGCTGGACCTGCTGATCCTGGCCGGCATCGCGCTGGTCATCGGCTGGCGCTCGGACGGCGGCCCGCTCGCCTCGCTGGCGGCCTTCGGCCTGCTGCTCCTGCTGCGCTTCGCGCTCATCTGGATCGGCGTGCTGCTGGGCCTGCTGGTGCCCAACACCGAGGCGGCGGGGAACCTGTTCGCCGTCGCGTTCCCCTTCGGCATGGTCTCCTCGGTCTTCACCCCGCCCTCGCTGATGCCCGACTGGCTGGGCACCATCGCGATGTGGAACCCGGTCTCGGCCACCGCCGGGGCCATCCGCGAACTCTTCGGCAACCCGATGCCCACCGGCGGCAGCTGGATCGAGGAGAACGCCCTGCTGATGGCGGTGGTCTGGCCCCTGCTGATCACGGCCGTCGTTCTCCCCCTGGCCATCCGCAAATACCAGCGCCTGAGCGGCTGA
- a CDS encoding DUF397 domain-containing protein encodes MTTESPRWFTSSYSNNGGNCVEAAANLASSHGVVPVRDSKQHDHGPVVAFPTTAWAAFVTALKR; translated from the coding sequence ATGACGACCGAGTCCCCCCGCTGGTTCACGTCCTCCTACAGCAACAACGGCGGCAACTGCGTGGAGGCTGCGGCGAACCTCGCCTCATCCCACGGCGTGGTCCCCGTCCGCGACTCCAAGCAGCACGACCACGGGCCCGTGGTGGCCTTCCCCACCACCGCCTGGGCCGCGTTCGTCACCGCGCTGAAGCGGTGA
- a CDS encoding ATP-binding cassette domain-containing protein has product MIAIRAEDLRKTYGKQAKTALDGLNLAVPSGTVCGLLGPNGAGKTTAVRILTTLIRADGGRAEVAGVDVRRDPRAVRRRIGLTGQHPAVDEILTARQNLRMFGRLFHLDARRADARAEALLEQFSLTEAADRPAKSFSGGMRRRLDLAASMVLAPEVLFLDEPTTGLDPRGRGEVWDAVRRLTTTGTTVLLTTHYLDEADQLSDRIVVMNHGRKVTEDTPAALKRAFGGDRLEVVVAGPADLPAAIKAVARVATDGAEPEHDTERLRVTAPVRDGVPALTEVARTLQDQGIAVTDIGLRRPTLDEVYLRLTDTDTDTTPDAPNEEPTPA; this is encoded by the coding sequence ATGATCGCCATCCGCGCGGAAGATCTGCGCAAGACCTACGGGAAGCAGGCCAAGACGGCCCTGGACGGCCTGAACCTGGCCGTGCCGAGCGGCACCGTCTGCGGACTGCTCGGGCCCAACGGCGCCGGCAAGACCACCGCCGTGCGCATCCTCACCACCCTCATCCGCGCCGACGGCGGCCGGGCCGAGGTGGCCGGCGTCGACGTACGGCGCGACCCGCGCGCGGTGCGGCGCCGGATCGGACTCACCGGCCAGCACCCGGCGGTCGACGAGATCCTCACCGCCCGCCAGAACCTGCGGATGTTCGGCCGGCTCTTCCACCTCGACGCCCGCCGGGCGGACGCCCGCGCCGAGGCGCTGCTGGAGCAGTTCAGCCTCACCGAGGCCGCCGACCGCCCCGCCAAGTCCTTCAGCGGTGGCATGCGCCGCCGCCTCGACCTCGCCGCGAGCATGGTGCTGGCGCCCGAGGTGCTCTTCCTGGACGAGCCCACCACCGGGCTCGACCCGCGCGGCCGGGGCGAGGTGTGGGACGCGGTCCGCCGGCTCACCACCACCGGCACCACCGTGCTGCTCACCACCCATTATCTGGACGAGGCCGACCAGCTCTCGGACCGGATCGTCGTCATGAACCACGGCCGCAAGGTCACCGAGGACACCCCGGCCGCCCTCAAGCGCGCCTTCGGCGGCGACCGCCTGGAGGTGGTGGTGGCAGGACCCGCCGACCTGCCCGCCGCGATCAAGGCCGTCGCCCGCGTCGCCACCGACGGCGCGGAGCCCGAACACGACACGGAACGACTGCGGGTCACCGCCCCCGTCCGCGACGGCGTGCCCGCGCTCACCGAGGTCGCCCGCACCCTCCAGGACCAGGGCATCGCCGTCACCGACATCGGACTGCGCCGCCCCACCCTCGACGAGGTGTACCTGCGGCTGACCGACACCGACACCGACACCACGCCGGACGCGCCGAACGAGGAGCCGACCCCCGCATGA
- a CDS encoding DUF397 domain-containing protein, giving the protein MTTAPESPRWFTSSYSSNGGQCIEVAANLAASHGVVPVRDSKQHDHAPVVAFPTTAWATFVNSLKQ; this is encoded by the coding sequence GTGACGACCGCACCCGAGTCCCCCCGCTGGTTCACGTCCTCCTACAGCAGCAATGGCGGCCAGTGCATCGAGGTCGCCGCCAACCTCGCCGCTTCCCACGGCGTGGTCCCCGTCCGCGACTCCAAGCAGCACGACCACGCGCCCGTGGTGGCCTTCCCCACCACCGCCTGGGCCACGTTCGTCAACTCCCTGAAGCAGTGA
- a CDS encoding TetR/AcrR family transcriptional regulator: MGRPRAFDEDVAVRAAVDLFGSRAYDGVSVDDLVAHLGVHRNSLYKTFGSKRGLYMAALRRHLADDVRPLVDTLATAADAATALRLITSADLGLLLLAVAERAPADEEVAAEVTAALDAVDRAIADALGIPAPLAAALTATALGLLLRGSSDSVGATLSQRLDLLV, translated from the coding sequence ATGGGAAGACCAAGGGCGTTCGACGAGGACGTGGCGGTCCGCGCAGCCGTGGATCTGTTCGGCAGCCGTGCCTACGACGGGGTGTCCGTCGACGATCTCGTGGCGCACCTCGGTGTGCACCGCAACAGCCTGTACAAGACGTTCGGCAGCAAGCGCGGTCTCTACATGGCCGCCCTGCGCCGCCACCTCGCCGATGACGTCCGCCCCCTGGTGGACACGCTCGCCACCGCTGCGGACGCGGCGACCGCGCTGCGGCTCATCACCTCCGCCGACCTCGGTCTGCTGCTGCTCGCGGTGGCCGAACGGGCGCCGGCCGACGAGGAGGTCGCCGCCGAGGTGACGGCCGCGCTCGACGCGGTCGACCGGGCGATCGCCGACGCCCTCGGCATTCCCGCCCCCCTGGCCGCCGCCCTCACCGCCACCGCACTGGGCCTGCTCCTGCGCGGAAGCTCCGACAGCGTCGGCGCCACGCTGTCCCAACGCCTCGATCTTCTCGTCTGA